One region of Mycolicibacterium rhodesiae NBB3 genomic DNA includes:
- a CDS encoding gamma carbonic anhydrase family protein, with the protein MPEPLIVPIRGRAPSLHAESWVAPNASLIGQVALSAWVSVWYGATLRAEAEPIEIGAGTNIQDGVTIHVDPGFPVSIGANVSVGHNAVLHGCEVEDGCLIGMGAVILNGARIGAGSLIAASALVPQGFVVPPRSLVAGVPGKVRRDLSDAEVAHNRHNAQVYQALIELHRDAGNS; encoded by the coding sequence ATGCCTGAGCCGCTGATCGTCCCCATCCGCGGCCGTGCGCCGTCGCTTCACGCCGAGAGCTGGGTCGCGCCGAACGCGAGCCTGATCGGTCAGGTGGCCCTGAGCGCGTGGGTCAGCGTCTGGTACGGCGCGACTCTGCGGGCCGAGGCCGAACCGATCGAGATCGGTGCGGGCACCAATATCCAAGACGGCGTGACCATTCACGTCGACCCCGGATTTCCGGTGAGCATAGGCGCCAACGTCAGCGTCGGGCACAACGCCGTGCTGCACGGCTGTGAGGTCGAGGACGGCTGCCTCATCGGGATGGGAGCCGTGATCCTCAACGGCGCCAGGATCGGCGCTGGGTCGCTGATCGCCGCCAGCGCGCTGGTGCCGCAGGGTTTCGTCGTACCGCCCCGGTCGCTGGTGGCCGGCGTGCCCGGCAAGGTGCGGCGCGACCTCAGCGACGCCGAAGTGGCGCACAACCGGCACAACGCGCAGGTATACCAGGCGCTCATCGAACTGCATCGTGATGCGGGCAACAGCTGA
- a CDS encoding SDR family NAD(P)-dependent oxidoreductase encodes MASTPTALEVVDGVDLTGKVCVVTGASAGLGREAARALATTGAHVILAARNPSALAETQAWIRDEVPAAVTSTVPLDLTSLADVKAAAAEIGAITTTIHVLMNNAGVMFTPFGRTADGFEMQFGTNHLGHFELTRLLVPLLSAAGGARIVNLSSDGHRLSDVDLDDPNWQHRTYDKFAAYGASKTANILHTVELDRRLRDHGIRAYAVHPGVVATSLARHMSRDDFTALTKFVPSDPGQEKVDVRRDFTMPEHGAATQVWASVSSDLADVGSVYLADCRIQDDPAPYAMDPDHALRLWEVSEDLCAVASSGH; translated from the coding sequence GTGGCCAGTACCCCGACCGCGCTCGAAGTCGTTGACGGCGTCGACCTGACCGGCAAAGTCTGCGTCGTCACCGGAGCCTCGGCAGGATTGGGCAGGGAAGCGGCCAGGGCGCTCGCCACGACCGGCGCACACGTCATCCTCGCGGCGCGCAATCCGTCGGCACTCGCCGAGACTCAGGCGTGGATTCGGGACGAGGTCCCAGCGGCGGTGACATCGACGGTCCCGCTGGACCTCACCTCGTTGGCGGACGTGAAGGCGGCTGCCGCTGAGATCGGTGCGATCACGACGACGATCCACGTGCTGATGAACAACGCCGGAGTGATGTTCACCCCGTTCGGCCGGACTGCTGACGGATTCGAAATGCAATTCGGCACAAATCATCTCGGGCATTTCGAGTTGACAAGGTTGTTGGTGCCACTTCTCAGTGCCGCCGGTGGTGCTCGCATCGTTAACCTGTCGTCGGACGGGCATCGGCTGAGCGACGTCGACCTCGACGATCCGAACTGGCAGCATCGCACGTACGACAAGTTCGCCGCCTACGGCGCATCCAAGACCGCGAACATCCTCCACACGGTCGAACTCGACCGGCGGTTGCGCGATCACGGCATCCGGGCCTACGCCGTGCACCCGGGCGTCGTCGCGACATCGCTCGCGCGGCACATGTCCCGCGACGACTTCACTGCCCTGACGAAGTTCGTGCCGTCGGACCCCGGCCAGGAAAAGGTCGACGTGCGCCGTGATTTCACGATGCCCGAGCACGGGGCGGCGACGCAGGTGTGGGCCTCGGTCAGCAGCGATCTCGCGGACGTCGGCTCGGTGTACCTCGCAGACTGCCGAATTCAAGATGACCCAGCACCGTACGCGATGGACCCCGATCATGCGCTGCGCTTGTGGGAGGTCTCGGAGGACCTCTGTGCCGTCGCGAGTAGTGGACACTGA
- a CDS encoding CPBP family intramembrane glutamic endopeptidase gives MTPPTATRPRWLAEARDIVGSCPVPHHEPPTLIRRRRIVVAIVLVIGAVLLGYSLALPPGDASFYWLTLALAGVWAVGSLLSGPLHLGCIRFRGRNQRPWLTGTAIGLLLGGIFIVGGLIAREIPPLRDYITRVLEYADYGPLLLITFITVVNGVAEEMFFRGALYTALGRFRPVLVSTVFYVIATGVATGNPMLGFAAIILGTVCAYERRVTGGVLAPMLTHFFWGLVMVLALPPMFGV, from the coding sequence GTGACCCCACCCACTGCCACTCGGCCGCGATGGCTGGCCGAGGCCAGGGACATCGTCGGCTCGTGTCCGGTTCCGCACCATGAGCCACCCACCCTGATCCGCCGCCGGCGCATCGTCGTCGCGATCGTGTTGGTCATCGGCGCTGTGCTGCTTGGGTACTCGCTGGCCCTCCCGCCGGGAGACGCCTCGTTCTACTGGCTGACGCTGGCACTGGCCGGGGTGTGGGCGGTCGGCTCGTTGTTGTCCGGACCGTTGCATCTCGGGTGCATTCGGTTCCGCGGCCGCAACCAACGCCCGTGGCTCACCGGCACAGCGATAGGTCTGCTGCTCGGCGGCATCTTCATCGTCGGAGGATTGATCGCCCGCGAGATTCCGCCGTTGCGCGACTACATCACCCGCGTGCTGGAGTACGCCGACTACGGGCCCCTGCTCCTGATCACGTTCATCACGGTCGTCAACGGGGTCGCCGAGGAGATGTTCTTCCGCGGCGCTCTCTACACCGCGCTGGGACGCTTTCGCCCGGTGCTGGTTTCAACGGTGTTCTATGTGATCGCGACCGGCGTTGCGACCGGTAACCCGATGCTGGGTTTCGCGGCGATCATTCTCGGCACGGTGTGTGCCTACGAGCGCCGGGTCACCGGGGGAGTGCTCGCACCGATGCTGACCCACTTCTTCTGGGGTCTGGTCATGGTGCTCGCACTGCCCCCGATGTTCGGCGTCTAA
- the tet(V) gene encoding tetracycline efflux MFS transporter Tet(V), whose amino-acid sequence MRDAGGWRVLAPFRIREYRLLIAAVSLSIFADGMFAVVLALQVIELDNNPVSLSIVMTCFGAAFVAFVLVGGIAADRINQRSIIIGVETVNVVAASAIAVLGMIGALQIWHLALGATAMGTAAAFFFPAYSAILPRILPAEQLLAANGVEGVVRPVFQRAVGPAVAGLLVGATFPAAGSVVVAVLFTIGLVLLVATRATTRAAVDESDVERAHVLRDLRDGFVFMLRTPWLLWTLLFASVFVLVVLGPIEVLLPFIADDRFDDGARMYGFILAFFGMGSALGALAVSWGRLPRRYLTVMMAMWGVGSVPLVIIGFTSSFSLMALATFVVGVTDGAGMVIWGTLLQRRVPTEMLGRVSSLDFFVSLAFMPVSFAIVGPLSKVVSMQAIFLVAGIAPVVLAAVAMYAAKMRHDELAHPLR is encoded by the coding sequence GTGCGCGACGCCGGTGGCTGGCGGGTGCTCGCACCGTTCCGGATTCGCGAGTACCGCCTGCTGATCGCGGCGGTGTCGCTGTCCATCTTCGCCGACGGCATGTTCGCGGTCGTCCTCGCGCTTCAGGTCATCGAACTGGACAACAATCCCGTGTCGTTGTCGATCGTGATGACCTGCTTCGGCGCGGCCTTCGTCGCGTTCGTCCTGGTCGGCGGGATCGCCGCGGACCGGATCAACCAGCGATCGATCATCATCGGCGTCGAGACCGTGAACGTGGTCGCTGCATCGGCAATCGCGGTGCTGGGAATGATTGGCGCCCTGCAGATCTGGCATCTGGCGCTGGGCGCAACGGCCATGGGGACCGCTGCCGCGTTCTTCTTCCCGGCCTACAGCGCGATCCTGCCGAGGATTCTGCCCGCCGAACAGCTGCTGGCCGCCAACGGCGTCGAAGGTGTGGTGCGCCCGGTGTTCCAGCGTGCCGTCGGCCCCGCCGTCGCGGGCCTGCTGGTGGGTGCGACGTTTCCCGCGGCGGGTTCCGTCGTGGTGGCGGTGTTGTTCACTATCGGCCTCGTATTGCTGGTCGCGACGAGGGCGACCACGAGAGCGGCTGTCGACGAGAGCGACGTCGAACGCGCACATGTGTTGCGCGATCTGCGGGACGGTTTCGTGTTCATGCTCCGCACCCCGTGGCTGCTGTGGACCCTGCTGTTCGCGAGCGTGTTCGTGCTCGTGGTGCTCGGCCCGATCGAGGTGCTGCTGCCGTTCATCGCCGACGACCGGTTCGACGATGGCGCCAGGATGTACGGATTCATTCTGGCGTTCTTCGGGATGGGCAGTGCGCTTGGCGCGCTTGCGGTCTCATGGGGACGGCTGCCACGCCGCTATCTGACGGTGATGATGGCGATGTGGGGTGTCGGCTCGGTCCCGCTGGTGATCATCGGCTTCACGTCGTCATTTTCGTTGATGGCGCTCGCGACGTTCGTCGTCGGCGTCACTGACGGCGCCGGCATGGTCATTTGGGGCACGCTGCTGCAACGCCGCGTCCCCACCGAGATGCTGGGCAGGGTGTCGAGCCTTGACTTCTTCGTCTCGCTGGCGTTCATGCCGGTGTCGTTCGCGATCGTCGGCCCGCTGTCGAAAGTCGTTTCGATGCAGGCGATCTTCCTGGTGGCCGGGATCGCTCCGGTGGTCTTGGCGGCGGTCGCGATGTATGCGGCGAAGATGCGACACGACGAGCTGGCGCATCCGCTCCGTTAG
- a CDS encoding CaiB/BaiF CoA transferase family protein codes for MAGPLHGLRVIELASIGPGPHAAMILGDLGADVVRIDRPGKLGGIPSSRRETALRNRRSVTADLKSDEGRELVLKLVAKADVLIEGLRPGVTERLGLGPEDCAKVNERLVYGRMTGWGQTGPRRLQAGHDINYISLNGVLHSIGRAGERPVPPLNLTGDFGGGSMFLLVGILSALWERQTSGKGQVVDAAMVDGSSVLAQMIWGFRQDGMWSDERGVNMLDGGAPYYDTYTCADGKHIAIGAIEPQFYAEAIKGLGLDGADLPDQNDMSRWPELRAAITEAVAAKDRDHWTKVFAGSDACVTPVLSFGEVESEPHITERDTFYRDDSAPGGYLQPMPAPRFSRSATTTPTPPGQAGADTEAVLRDWV; via the coding sequence ATGGCGGGACCACTTCACGGATTGCGCGTCATCGAACTGGCCAGTATCGGCCCCGGCCCGCACGCCGCGATGATCCTCGGCGACCTCGGCGCCGACGTCGTGCGCATCGATCGGCCCGGCAAGCTCGGCGGCATCCCCAGTTCCAGACGCGAAACCGCGTTGCGCAATCGCCGTTCGGTGACCGCGGATCTGAAGTCCGACGAGGGCCGCGAGCTCGTACTGAAGCTCGTCGCCAAGGCCGACGTCCTCATCGAGGGACTGCGCCCCGGTGTCACCGAGCGGCTGGGCCTGGGCCCGGAGGATTGCGCCAAGGTCAACGAGCGGTTGGTCTACGGCCGCATGACGGGGTGGGGCCAGACCGGACCACGGCGGCTGCAGGCCGGCCACGACATCAACTACATCTCTCTCAACGGCGTGCTGCATTCGATCGGGCGCGCCGGTGAACGGCCGGTGCCGCCGCTGAACCTGACCGGCGACTTCGGCGGCGGGTCGATGTTCCTGCTCGTCGGGATCCTGTCGGCACTGTGGGAGCGGCAGACCTCGGGCAAGGGGCAGGTGGTCGACGCCGCCATGGTCGACGGGTCCAGCGTTCTGGCGCAGATGATCTGGGGCTTCCGCCAGGACGGCATGTGGTCAGACGAGCGTGGGGTCAACATGCTCGACGGCGGCGCCCCGTACTACGACACTTATACGTGCGCGGACGGTAAGCACATCGCGATCGGCGCGATCGAACCGCAGTTCTACGCCGAAGCGATCAAGGGGCTGGGCCTCGACGGTGCCGATCTGCCCGACCAGAACGACATGAGCCGCTGGCCCGAGCTGCGCGCCGCGATCACCGAGGCCGTCGCCGCCAAGGACCGCGATCACTGGACCAAGGTGTTCGCCGGCAGCGATGCGTGTGTGACGCCGGTGCTGTCGTTCGGCGAGGTCGAATCCGAACCGCACATCACCGAGCGTGACACCTTCTATCGCGACGATTCGGCGCCCGGCGGCTACCTGCAGCCGATGCCGGCGCCGCGGTTCTCGCGCAGCGCGACCACGACTCCGACGCCGCCGGGACAGGCGGGCGCCGACACCGAAGCCGTACTCCGAGACTGGGTTTAA
- a CDS encoding crotonase/enoyl-CoA hydratase family protein produces MTADVEAPAALAERRGNVLVITLNRPEARNAVNKAVSVAVGDALQAAQDDPEVRAVVITGAGESFCAGADLKAISRRENLFHPDHGEWGFAGYVHHYIDKPTIAAVNGTALGGGTELALASDLVVAEERAKFGLPEVKRGLIAAAGGVFRIVDHLPRKVAMELLFTGEPMSSADALKWGLINQVVPDGTAVEAALALAERITCNAPLAVWASKRVAMGVDDGVIAGDEPGWSRTMREIGTVIRSEDAKEGPLAFAQKRQPVWKAK; encoded by the coding sequence GTGACCGCTGACGTCGAGGCCCCGGCCGCTCTCGCGGAGCGGCGGGGCAACGTCCTCGTCATCACGCTCAACCGTCCGGAGGCGCGCAACGCCGTCAACAAGGCGGTGAGCGTCGCGGTGGGCGACGCCCTGCAGGCCGCGCAGGACGATCCGGAAGTGCGCGCCGTGGTGATTACCGGCGCAGGTGAGTCTTTTTGCGCCGGAGCCGATCTCAAGGCGATATCACGCCGCGAGAACCTGTTCCACCCCGACCACGGGGAATGGGGTTTCGCGGGATACGTCCACCACTACATCGACAAGCCGACGATCGCCGCCGTCAACGGCACGGCGTTGGGCGGTGGAACCGAACTCGCCCTCGCCAGCGATCTCGTGGTCGCAGAGGAGCGGGCCAAGTTCGGCCTGCCTGAAGTCAAGCGGGGTCTGATCGCCGCCGCCGGTGGCGTCTTCCGGATCGTCGACCACCTACCGCGCAAGGTCGCGATGGAGCTGCTCTTCACCGGCGAGCCGATGAGTTCCGCCGACGCGCTGAAATGGGGGCTGATCAATCAGGTCGTGCCTGATGGAACCGCTGTCGAGGCGGCACTCGCACTCGCCGAACGCATCACCTGTAATGCGCCGCTTGCGGTCTGGGCGAGCAAGCGGGTCGCGATGGGCGTCGACGACGGAGTGATCGCCGGAGACGAACCCGGCTGGAGCAGGACCATGCGCGAGATCGGCACCGTGATTCGTTCCGAGGATGCCAAGGAAGGCCCATTGGCCTTCGCCCAGAAACGTCAACCCGTCTGGAAAGCCAAGTAG
- a CDS encoding acyl-CoA dehydrogenase family protein: MKRTIYEAEHEAFRDTVRGYIESELVPNAEKWEADRIVDRSAYVAAGKHGLIGFNMPEEFGGGGTDDFRFNAIIDEEIAKAGVPAPALSLHNDVVGPYFKDLSNDEQKKRWLPGIASGELIIAVAMTEPGAGSDLAGIRTSAVRDGDDWIVNGSKTFISSGINSDLVVVVCRTDPEAGHKGFSLLVVERGMEGFTRGRKLDKMGLHAQDTSELHFENVRVPNANLLGKEGRGFYHLMTNLPSERLSIAITAIAGARETWRQTLQYAKDRKAFGQPIGSFQHNRFLLAEMDTELEVTETYIDRCLQGVVDGELSAVEAAKAKWFATETAKKIVDQCVQLHGGYGYMLEYRVARDYVDGRIQTIFGGTTEIMKEIIGRDLGL; this comes from the coding sequence GTGAAGCGCACGATTTACGAAGCCGAGCACGAGGCCTTCCGCGACACGGTCCGCGGCTACATCGAAAGCGAACTCGTCCCCAACGCTGAGAAGTGGGAGGCCGACCGCATCGTCGACCGGTCGGCGTACGTGGCCGCCGGCAAGCACGGACTGATCGGGTTCAACATGCCCGAGGAGTTCGGCGGCGGCGGCACCGACGACTTCCGCTTCAACGCGATCATCGATGAGGAGATCGCCAAGGCCGGTGTGCCCGCGCCCGCGCTGAGTCTGCACAACGACGTCGTCGGGCCGTATTTCAAGGACCTGAGCAACGACGAGCAGAAGAAGCGATGGCTGCCCGGCATCGCCAGCGGGGAATTGATCATCGCGGTCGCGATGACCGAACCGGGCGCAGGTAGCGACCTCGCCGGCATCCGCACCTCGGCCGTGCGCGACGGCGACGACTGGATTGTCAACGGCTCCAAGACATTCATCTCGTCGGGCATCAACAGCGACCTCGTGGTCGTGGTGTGCCGTACCGATCCCGAAGCGGGCCACAAGGGCTTCTCGCTGCTCGTCGTCGAGCGCGGCATGGAGGGCTTCACCCGCGGACGCAAACTCGACAAGATGGGCCTGCATGCGCAGGACACCTCGGAACTGCACTTCGAGAACGTCCGCGTGCCGAATGCCAATCTGCTCGGCAAGGAGGGGCGCGGCTTCTACCACCTGATGACCAACCTGCCCTCTGAGCGGCTCTCGATCGCCATCACCGCGATCGCCGGTGCGCGCGAAACCTGGCGTCAGACACTGCAATACGCCAAAGATCGCAAGGCGTTCGGCCAGCCGATCGGCAGCTTCCAGCACAACCGTTTCCTGCTCGCTGAGATGGACACCGAACTCGAGGTCACCGAGACCTACATCGACCGGTGCCTGCAGGGTGTCGTCGACGGTGAGCTGAGCGCGGTCGAGGCGGCCAAGGCGAAGTGGTTCGCCACCGAGACGGCCAAGAAGATCGTCGACCAGTGCGTGCAGTTGCACGGCGGCTATGGCTACATGCTGGAGTACCGCGTCGCGCGCGACTACGTCGACGGACGCATCCAGACGATCTTCGGCGGTACGACCGAGATCATGAAAGAGATCATCGGCCGCGACCTGGGCCTCTAG
- a CDS encoding fasciclin domain-containing protein — MKTRTSKAIGATAGIAAIALSVPLAVNAYAQPSTEQEPAPKLEIPDPQGPGCDALKTALPDWKSLTETPVGAALQAIPDASTFYSAISGGFNPAVNIVPVLENGPYVVFAPTNEAFAKLPPAQLDALKADPAALSDLVYYHDFLGLLGNEDVKGQRPTQQGAEVKVDGKGGDIKVNDTAKLVCGAIFAKNARIYLIDTVLDPKTPPEAITPSATSTTSSTTTTTTTSAAPTTAPTPAAEAPAEPMPAADAPIG; from the coding sequence GTGAAGACCCGCACCAGCAAGGCCATTGGAGCCACCGCCGGAATCGCCGCGATCGCGCTGTCGGTCCCGCTTGCCGTGAACGCCTACGCACAGCCGTCCACCGAGCAGGAGCCCGCACCCAAGCTCGAGATTCCCGATCCCCAGGGCCCGGGCTGCGACGCCCTGAAGACCGCGCTGCCCGACTGGAAGTCGCTCACCGAGACACCGGTGGGGGCCGCGCTGCAGGCAATCCCGGATGCCAGCACGTTCTACTCGGCGATCTCGGGCGGCTTCAACCCCGCGGTCAACATTGTGCCGGTTCTCGAGAACGGGCCGTACGTGGTCTTCGCGCCGACGAACGAGGCGTTCGCCAAACTGCCTCCCGCACAGCTCGACGCACTCAAGGCCGATCCGGCCGCGCTGAGCGACCTGGTCTACTACCACGACTTCCTCGGCCTGCTCGGCAACGAGGACGTCAAGGGGCAGCGGCCCACCCAGCAGGGCGCCGAGGTCAAGGTCGACGGCAAGGGTGGCGACATCAAGGTCAACGACACCGCCAAGTTGGTCTGCGGCGCGATCTTCGCCAAGAACGCGCGGATCTACCTGATCGACACCGTGCTCGACCCCAAGACGCCGCCGGAGGCGATCACACCGTCGGCGACGTCGACCACGTCGAGCACCACGACGACCACCACTACGAGCGCGGCACCGACGACGGCGCCGACGCCCGCCGCTGAAGCCCCGGCTGAGCCGATGCCCGCGGCGGACGCGCCGATCGGCTAG
- a CDS encoding NAD(P)H-binding protein produces the protein MSKLRILVTGATGYVGSRLVTALLEEGHDVVAATRNPARLAKFGWHDRVKGVALDAHNQESARHAFAVAGPVDVVYYLVHGIGQAGFREADNRAAANVANEAKNAGVRRIVYLGGFVPDGDNLSEHLSSRAEVAEALDVEGGPDVVWLGAAMIIGSGSTSFEMLRYVTDRFPLTPMPAWSVNPIDPISIQDVLYYLVAAADEKVPAGAYDISGPETSSYADLLRACARISGKWRAEVPVNGVDTGLVSLVTSAVLPVPGGLASDLVESLDHPMMASGNGLRDLVPDPPDGLVGIDEAITRALQSRKPQPVDALADPHHLADTDPSWAGGDTFRIRQLASYITPSFARPALGLLGVVPGPVAAAVRTGLDTAIGLVPKAKSA, from the coding sequence GTGAGCAAACTGCGAATCCTGGTCACCGGGGCCACCGGCTATGTCGGATCACGGCTCGTCACGGCCCTGCTGGAGGAGGGCCACGACGTCGTCGCCGCCACCCGGAACCCTGCTCGGCTCGCCAAGTTCGGCTGGCACGACCGTGTCAAGGGCGTGGCGCTGGACGCGCACAACCAGGAGTCGGCGCGGCATGCCTTCGCCGTCGCGGGGCCCGTCGACGTCGTCTACTACCTGGTGCACGGGATCGGCCAGGCGGGCTTCCGCGAGGCAGACAACCGCGCGGCGGCAAACGTGGCGAACGAAGCCAAGAACGCCGGCGTGCGCCGGATCGTGTACCTGGGCGGCTTCGTGCCCGACGGGGACAATCTCTCCGAGCATCTGAGCAGCCGCGCCGAAGTCGCGGAGGCGCTCGATGTGGAGGGGGGTCCGGACGTCGTCTGGCTGGGTGCGGCGATGATCATCGGATCGGGTTCGACGTCGTTCGAGATGTTGCGCTATGTCACCGACCGTTTTCCGCTGACGCCGATGCCGGCGTGGTCGGTCAATCCGATCGACCCCATCTCCATACAGGATGTCCTCTATTACCTGGTCGCCGCCGCGGACGAGAAGGTTCCTGCCGGGGCGTACGACATCTCCGGTCCGGAGACGTCCTCCTACGCTGACCTGCTCCGCGCGTGCGCACGCATCTCCGGCAAATGGCGGGCCGAAGTGCCGGTCAACGGCGTGGATACCGGGCTGGTGTCGTTGGTGACATCGGCGGTGCTGCCGGTGCCGGGCGGCCTGGCGTCGGATCTCGTGGAGTCGCTCGATCACCCGATGATGGCCTCCGGCAACGGCCTTCGTGACTTGGTGCCCGACCCGCCCGATGGCCTCGTCGGGATTGACGAGGCCATCACCAGGGCTCTCCAGAGCCGCAAACCGCAGCCTGTCGACGCGCTCGCTGACCCGCACCATCTGGCTGACACCGATCCGTCGTGGGCGGGCGGCGACACGTTCCGCATTCGCCAACTGGCCAGCTACATCACGCCGTCGTTCGCGCGACCGGCGCTGGGCCTGCTCGGCGTCGTGCCAGGACCCGTCGCCGCTGCGGTGCGGACCGGTCTGGACACCGCGATCGGCCTTGTCCCGAAGGCGAAGTCGGCGTGA
- a CDS encoding 3-hydroxyacyl-CoA dehydrogenase: MEIKDAVAVVTGGASGLGLATTKRLLDRGASVVVIDLRGEEAVAELGDRAKFVETNVTDEAAVGKALDVAESMGPLRINVNCAGIGNAAKTLSKDGPFPLDAFKKVVEVNLIGTFNVLRLSAERIARTEPLGEERGVIINTASVAAFEGQIGQAAYSASKGGVVGMTLPIARDLSRELIRVCTIAPGLFKTPLLGSLPEEAQASLGKQVPHPARLGDPDEYGALAVHIVENPMLNGEVIRLDGAIRMAPR, from the coding sequence GTGGAGATCAAAGACGCCGTAGCCGTCGTCACCGGAGGTGCCTCCGGGCTCGGTCTGGCCACCACGAAGCGGCTGCTCGACAGGGGCGCATCCGTCGTGGTGATCGACCTGCGCGGTGAAGAGGCCGTCGCCGAACTCGGTGACCGGGCCAAGTTCGTCGAGACGAACGTCACCGACGAGGCCGCGGTGGGTAAGGCGCTCGACGTCGCCGAGTCGATGGGCCCGCTCCGGATCAACGTGAACTGCGCGGGCATCGGTAACGCCGCCAAGACGCTGAGCAAGGACGGCCCGTTCCCGCTGGACGCCTTCAAGAAGGTCGTCGAGGTCAACCTGATCGGCACGTTCAACGTGCTGCGGCTGTCGGCCGAGCGCATCGCCCGCACCGAGCCTCTGGGTGAGGAACGCGGCGTCATCATCAACACCGCATCGGTGGCGGCGTTCGAAGGTCAGATCGGCCAGGCCGCGTACTCCGCTTCCAAGGGCGGGGTCGTCGGAATGACGCTGCCGATCGCCCGCGACCTGTCGCGTGAGCTGATCCGTGTGTGCACCATCGCGCCAGGTCTGTTCAAGACCCCGCTGCTGGGCTCGCTGCCCGAGGAGGCGCAGGCCTCGCTGGGCAAGCAGGTGCCGCATCCGGCGCGACTGGGTGATCCCGATGAGTACGGCGCGCTGGCGGTGCACATCGTCGAGAACCCGATGCTCAACGGCGAAGTGATTCGCCTCGACGGTGCGATCAGGATGGCTCCCCGATGA
- a CDS encoding TetR/AcrR family transcriptional regulator, translated as MADVVHLRSYDDRRRDDEVTRDVLRATVELLREVPYAGVTMRAIAHRADVSVGTLREHFWSKDAIVAEIYLDRLRAVPLDVDVDLGAQERIVAQFSALVMLLADEPALAAACSAALVCGDLSVRSVRERIHAEYHRRVRTMLRSGAWPEITETLEFGLVGALVHASCGGPTFQEAADDLANVVAAVLPDGG; from the coding sequence ATGGCTGACGTCGTCCACCTGAGGTCGTACGACGACCGCAGACGCGACGACGAGGTGACACGCGACGTGCTGCGCGCGACAGTCGAACTGCTTCGGGAGGTGCCGTACGCCGGTGTCACCATGCGCGCGATCGCACATCGCGCGGACGTGTCCGTCGGCACCCTGCGTGAGCACTTCTGGTCGAAGGACGCGATCGTCGCCGAGATCTACCTCGACCGGCTGCGGGCGGTGCCGCTCGACGTCGACGTCGACCTGGGTGCCCAGGAGCGGATCGTCGCCCAGTTCTCAGCGCTGGTCATGCTGTTGGCCGACGAACCCGCGCTCGCGGCGGCATGTTCGGCCGCGCTCGTCTGCGGCGATCTCTCCGTCCGGTCCGTTCGCGAGCGCATTCACGCCGAATACCACCGCCGGGTGCGCACCATGTTGCGATCGGGCGCGTGGCCCGAGATCACCGAAACGCTGGAGTTCGGTCTCGTCGGCGCGCTGGTGCACGCGAGTTGCGGTGGCCCCACCTTCCAGGAGGCCGCCGACGACCTCGCGAATGTGGTGGCGGCGGTACTGCCCGACGGCGGCTGA
- a CDS encoding enoyl-CoA hydratase has product MTTVNSDAQTYTGIDDLAVELADGVLSVTMNRPDSLNSLTAAMFRTMSSTLAQAASDPRVKVVRLGGAGRGFSSGAGISDEDQAQKGVDGPASVLDAANDAVRSIVNLPQPVVAVVQGPCAGVGASLALASDVVLASEKAFFMLAFTKIGLMPDGGASALIAAAVGRIRAMRMALMAERISAAEAYDWGLVTAVHPADVFDAEVDKVISALLNGPAVSLRKTKHAINAATLTEFEPAIGRETEGQMTLLVSHDFREGARAFQDRRKPNFTDS; this is encoded by the coding sequence ATGACAACCGTCAACTCGGACGCGCAGACCTACACGGGTATCGATGACCTGGCCGTTGAGCTTGCCGACGGTGTCCTTTCGGTGACCATGAACCGGCCCGACAGCCTCAACTCGCTGACCGCCGCGATGTTCCGGACCATGTCCTCGACCCTGGCGCAGGCCGCCTCCGATCCACGGGTGAAGGTCGTGCGCCTTGGCGGTGCGGGCCGCGGCTTCTCATCAGGTGCAGGCATCAGCGACGAGGACCAGGCGCAGAAGGGGGTCGACGGCCCGGCCTCGGTTCTGGACGCCGCCAACGACGCCGTGCGGTCGATCGTGAACCTGCCACAACCGGTGGTTGCTGTCGTGCAGGGGCCGTGCGCGGGTGTCGGCGCCTCGTTGGCGCTGGCGTCCGATGTCGTATTGGCTTCGGAGAAGGCGTTTTTCATGCTGGCCTTCACCAAGATCGGGTTGATGCCCGACGGTGGCGCCTCGGCCTTGATCGCCGCGGCCGTGGGCCGCATCCGCGCCATGCGGATGGCGTTGATGGCTGAACGGATCAGCGCCGCCGAGGCCTACGACTGGGGTCTTGTCACCGCGGTGCATCCGGCCGACGTCTTCGACGCAGAGGTCGACAAGGTGATCTCCGCGCTGTTAAACGGTCCTGCGGTATCGCTGCGCAAGACCAAACACGCCATCAACGCCGCGACGCTGACCGAGTTCGAGCCCGCGATCGGTCGCGAAACCGAGGGCCAGATGACCCTGCTCGTCTCGCACGACTTCCGCGAAGGCGCACGCGCGTTCCAGGACCGTCGGAAGCCGAACTTCACCGATAGTTAG